In a single window of the Sphingosinicella microcystinivorans genome:
- the pstC gene encoding phosphate ABC transporter permease subunit PstC: MSAAALILALLGLAVAAFLAARARAAAFAGGRSFANAADRIASVHSRPAHHGWYVALWALVPALILVLAWSVVGENIVADRTIASLPVESRPETTLDRQAFLAEVRGVVSGQLAGAFNPAADAAVPVYRAIKTQWSLVIAGIAALLALSGGGFAWLRVRPKFRARPRVERFVMVLLILSSLVAILTTFGIVLSLIYESVEFFRRVSPIEFLFGTNWSPQTAIRADQVGSSGAFGAVPLFWGTIFIGAIIAMIVAIPLGLMSAIYLTQYAKPQARKVMKPMLEVLAGVPTVVYGYFAALTVAPAVRDFALSIGISNASSESALAAGVVMGIMIIPFVSSMADDSITAVPAAMRDGSLAMGATTSETIKRVLIPAALPGIVGGVLLAVSRAIGETMIVVMAAGLAANLTANPFQSVTTVTAQIVQLLTGDQEFDSAKTLSAFALGLVLFAVTLCLNIYALAVVKRYREAYE; encoded by the coding sequence ATGTCAGCAGCTGCCCTGATCCTTGCCCTGCTCGGCCTCGCCGTCGCGGCGTTTCTCGCCGCCCGCGCGCGCGCCGCCGCCTTCGCGGGCGGTCGGTCGTTCGCGAACGCCGCGGACCGCATCGCCTCCGTGCATTCGCGCCCCGCCCATCACGGCTGGTACGTCGCGCTCTGGGCGCTGGTGCCCGCGCTGATCCTCGTGCTGGCGTGGTCGGTCGTCGGGGAGAACATCGTCGCGGACCGGACGATCGCGTCGCTGCCGGTCGAAAGCCGGCCGGAGACGACGCTCGACCGGCAGGCGTTCCTCGCCGAGGTGCGCGGCGTCGTCTCGGGCCAGCTTGCCGGGGCGTTCAACCCGGCCGCCGACGCGGCGGTGCCGGTCTACCGCGCGATCAAGACGCAGTGGTCGCTGGTGATCGCGGGGATCGCGGCGCTGCTCGCGCTTTCCGGCGGCGGCTTCGCGTGGCTGCGCGTGCGCCCGAAGTTCCGGGCGCGGCCGCGCGTCGAGCGCTTCGTGATGGTGCTGCTGATCCTGTCGTCGCTGGTGGCGATCCTCACCACGTTCGGCATCGTGCTCTCGCTCATCTACGAAAGCGTCGAGTTCTTCCGGCGCGTGTCGCCGATCGAGTTCCTGTTCGGCACCAACTGGAGCCCGCAGACGGCGATCCGCGCCGATCAGGTCGGCTCGTCGGGCGCGTTCGGCGCGGTGCCGCTGTTCTGGGGCACGATCTTCATCGGCGCGATCATCGCCATGATTGTGGCGATCCCGCTCGGGCTCATGTCGGCGATCTACCTGACGCAGTACGCGAAGCCGCAGGCGCGCAAGGTCATGAAGCCGATGCTGGAGGTGCTCGCGGGCGTGCCGACGGTCGTCTACGGCTATTTCGCGGCGCTCACCGTGGCGCCCGCGGTGCGCGACTTCGCGCTCTCCATCGGCATCTCGAACGCCAGCTCGGAAAGCGCGCTCGCGGCGGGCGTGGTGATGGGCATCATGATCATCCCGTTCGTCTCCTCGATGGCGGACGATTCGATCACCGCCGTCCCCGCCGCGATGCGCGACGGCAGCCTCGCGATGGGCGCGACGACCTCCGAGACGATCAAGCGCGTGCTGATTCCGGCGGCGCTTCCCGGCATCGTCGGCGGCGTGCTGCTCGCCGTCAGCCGCGCGATCGGCGAGACGATGATCGTGGTGATGGCGGCGGGCCTCGCCGCCAACCTCACGGCCAACCCGTTCCAGTCGGTGACGACCGTCACCGCGCAGATCGTGCAGCTGCTCACCGGCGACCAGGAATTCGATTCGGCGAAGACGCTCTCCGCCTTCGCGCTCGGCCTCGTGCTGTTCGCGGTGACGCTGTGCCTCAACATCTACGCGCTCGCGGTCGTGAAGCGCTACCGGGAAGCGTATGAATAG
- the gph gene encoding phosphoglycolate phosphatase (PGP is an essential enzyme in the glycolate salvage pathway in higher organisms (photorespiration in plants). Phosphoglycolate results from the oxidase activity of RubisCO in the Calvin cycle when concentrations of carbon dioxide are low relative to oxygen. This enzyme is a member of the Haloacid Dehalogenase (HAD) superfamily of aspartate-nucleophile hydrolase enzymes (PF00702).), whose product MNPTAPSIVFDLDGTLVDTAPDLAAAMNHVLAHFGRPAVDPEAVRHMVGHGARRTIERGLALTGGGDEAMLDAGVPVFLEFYGANVCVGSRPWEGVEASLSALADAGGRLAICTNKPERLAVDLIDALGWGDLFGAILGGDSLPVRKPDPAHVLETLARMGGDPARAAFVGDSRPDVEAARAAGLPVVLTSFGYSDVPADTLGADAMIDHFDALVPTLRRVAPALFA is encoded by the coding sequence ATGAATCCGACAGCCCCCTCCATCGTTTTCGACCTCGACGGCACGCTCGTCGATACCGCGCCGGACCTCGCGGCGGCGATGAACCACGTCCTGGCGCATTTCGGACGCCCGGCGGTGGACCCCGAGGCCGTGCGCCACATGGTCGGCCACGGCGCGCGCCGCACCATCGAGCGCGGCCTCGCGCTCACCGGCGGCGGCGACGAGGCAATGCTCGACGCGGGTGTGCCGGTGTTCCTCGAATTCTACGGCGCCAACGTCTGCGTCGGGTCGCGCCCGTGGGAGGGGGTCGAGGCCTCGCTGTCCGCCCTCGCGGACGCGGGCGGCCGCCTCGCCATCTGCACCAACAAGCCCGAACGCCTCGCCGTCGACCTCATCGACGCGCTCGGCTGGGGCGATCTGTTCGGCGCCATCCTCGGCGGCGACAGCCTGCCGGTCAGGAAGCCGGACCCCGCGCACGTGCTCGAAACGCTGGCGCGGATGGGCGGCGATCCGGCGCGCGCCGCGTTCGTGGGGGATTCGCGGCCCGACGTGGAGGCGGCGCGCGCGGCGGGCCTGCCCGTGGTGCTCACCAGCTTCGGCTACAGCGACGTGCCGGCCGATACGCTCGGCGCCGACGCGATGATCGACCATTTCGACGCGCTGGTGCCGACGCTCAGACGGGTTGCACCCGCTCTTTTCGCCTGA
- a CDS encoding nucleotidyltransferase family protein, with the protein MAQGDDVTPAAILHRALADPASMRALSADEWNALIRVGRAERLLGTVAARAAPLWDALPEGARACLAEERELIRADHLAARWEIDRAALALENVGCPVILMKGSAYLHAGLAVAEGRRIGDLDILVPRPALPAVEAALLAHGWVPAKENAYDDHYYRAWMHELPPMVHKERGGVIDVHHTILPLTARLKPDADALIESRVPAGNGLFVLGPETMLLHSAAHVAYDGEFEGGARNLWDIHGLATDFARTQGFWDRLAAAADRHQLRVPLSRALRLAQRLYGTAVPEALVGRMDLVDRLALRKLHGRDRFGHQGAKLSDRLLYIRGHWLRMPPLMLARHLARKALRRKERVQPV; encoded by the coding sequence GTGGCGCAAGGTGACGACGTGACCCCCGCGGCGATCCTCCACCGCGCGCTCGCGGACCCCGCTTCGATGCGGGCGCTGTCGGCGGACGAATGGAACGCCCTCATCCGCGTCGGCCGCGCCGAGCGCCTGCTGGGCACGGTCGCCGCGCGCGCAGCGCCGCTGTGGGACGCGCTGCCCGAGGGCGCGCGGGCGTGCCTTGCCGAGGAGCGCGAACTGATCCGCGCCGACCATCTCGCCGCCCGCTGGGAAATCGACCGCGCCGCGCTGGCGCTCGAAAACGTCGGCTGCCCGGTCATCCTGATGAAGGGGTCCGCCTACCTGCACGCCGGGCTTGCCGTCGCCGAGGGCCGCCGCATCGGCGATCTCGACATCCTCGTGCCGCGCCCCGCGCTCCCCGCCGTCGAGGCCGCGCTGCTCGCGCACGGCTGGGTGCCGGCGAAGGAAAATGCCTACGACGATCATTATTACCGCGCGTGGATGCACGAGCTGCCGCCGATGGTGCACAAGGAGCGCGGCGGCGTCATCGACGTGCATCACACCATCCTGCCGCTCACGGCGCGGCTGAAGCCGGACGCGGACGCGCTCATCGAAAGCCGCGTGCCCGCCGGAAACGGCCTGTTCGTGCTTGGCCCCGAGACGATGCTGCTGCACAGCGCCGCGCACGTCGCCTACGACGGCGAGTTCGAGGGCGGCGCGCGCAACCTGTGGGACATTCACGGCCTCGCGACGGATTTCGCGCGGACACAGGGGTTCTGGGACCGGCTCGCCGCGGCCGCCGACCGGCACCAGCTCCGCGTGCCGCTGTCGCGCGCGCTGCGGCTCGCGCAGCGGCTTTACGGGACGGCGGTGCCGGAGGCGCTCGTCGGCCGCATGGACCTCGTCGACCGGCTCGCGCTCCGCAAGCTCCACGGCCGCGATCGTTTCGGGCATCAGGGCGCGAAGCTGAGCGACCGGCTGCTCTACATCCGCGGGCACTGGCTGCGGATGCCGCCGCTGATGCTGGCGCGGCACCTCGCGCGCAAGGCGCTCAGGCGAAAAGAGCGGGTGCAACCCGTCTGA
- the glmU gene encoding bifunctional UDP-N-acetylglucosamine diphosphorylase/glucosamine-1-phosphate N-acetyltransferase GlmU, whose amino-acid sequence MSPRPVAAIILAAGMGTRMKSETHKVLHPIGGRPMLLHLMASVDAIAPARTVVVVGARREQVETAVAGTGAVVAAQEPQLGTAHAVLQAKAALADFEGDILVLYGDVPFIESATMRLMLSKLNGADAPAAVVLGFRAADPGAYGRIDADDGLIRKMVEFKDASPAERAIDLCNSGLLAVRSADLWPLLERVGNDNAAGEYYLPDIVMLAKADGRASRVVETAEAEVMGINSRAELAVAEARFQNERRSHFMKEGVTLTDPGSVFFAFDTRIAADVSIAPNVVFGPGVSVGAGTRIHAFSHIEGANIGEKAEIGPYARLRPGTTLAAHVKIGNFVETKKAVFAEGAKANHLSYIGDASVGAKANIGAGTITCNYDGFFKYRTEIGAGAFIGSNSALVAPVKIGDGAIVGAGSVMTKDVEADALAVARGVQDSKPGWAARFREAMTAKKKAAK is encoded by the coding sequence ATGAGCCCCCGGCCCGTCGCCGCCATCATCCTCGCCGCCGGAATGGGCACGCGGATGAAGTCCGAAACGCACAAGGTGCTGCACCCGATCGGCGGGCGGCCGATGCTGCTGCACCTGATGGCGAGCGTGGACGCGATCGCGCCCGCGCGCACCGTCGTCGTCGTGGGCGCGCGCCGCGAGCAGGTGGAAACCGCCGTCGCGGGCACCGGAGCCGTCGTCGCGGCGCAGGAGCCGCAGCTCGGCACCGCGCACGCCGTGCTTCAGGCGAAGGCCGCGCTCGCCGATTTCGAGGGCGACATCCTCGTCCTTTACGGCGACGTGCCGTTCATCGAGAGCGCCACCATGCGGCTGATGCTTTCGAAGCTGAACGGCGCGGATGCGCCCGCCGCCGTCGTGCTCGGTTTCCGCGCCGCCGATCCCGGCGCCTACGGCCGCATCGACGCCGACGACGGCCTCATCCGCAAGATGGTCGAGTTCAAGGACGCCTCGCCCGCCGAGCGCGCCATCGACCTCTGCAACTCCGGCCTGCTCGCGGTCCGCTCCGCCGATCTCTGGCCGCTGCTCGAGCGCGTCGGCAACGACAATGCGGCGGGCGAGTACTACCTCCCCGACATCGTCATGCTGGCGAAGGCGGACGGGCGCGCCTCGCGCGTCGTCGAGACCGCCGAGGCCGAGGTGATGGGCATCAACAGCCGCGCCGAGCTCGCCGTCGCCGAGGCCCGTTTCCAGAACGAGCGCCGCAGCCACTTCATGAAGGAAGGCGTCACGCTCACCGATCCCGGCAGCGTGTTCTTCGCCTTCGACACGAGAATCGCGGCGGACGTGAGCATCGCGCCCAATGTCGTGTTCGGCCCCGGCGTTTCCGTGGGCGCGGGCACGCGCATCCACGCCTTCTCCCACATCGAAGGTGCAAACATCGGCGAAAAGGCGGAAATCGGCCCCTACGCCCGCCTCCGCCCCGGCACGACTCTCGCCGCCCACGTCAAGATCGGAAACTTCGTCGAAACCAAGAAGGCCGTGTTCGCCGAAGGCGCGAAGGCCAATCACCTCTCTTACATCGGCGACGCCAGCGTCGGCGCGAAGGCCAACATCGGCGCAGGCACGATCACCTGCAACTACGACGGCTTCTTCAAGTACAGGACGGAGATCGGCGCGGGGGCCTTCATCGGCTCCAACAGCGCGCTCGTCGCCCCGGTGAAGATCGGCGACGGCGCCATCGTCGGCGCGGGCTCGGTGATGACGAAGGACGTGGAAGCCGACGCGCTCGCAGTGGCGCGCGGCGTTCAGGACAGCAAACCCGGCTGGGCCGCGCGGTTCCGCGAGGCGATGACGGCCAAGAAGAAAGCGGCGAAGTAA
- a CDS encoding HPr-rel-A system PqqD family peptide chaperone, with protein sequence MRPVDDLTLVYHRPSGTTHVVSPAVVAILDLLHERTLGIGEVCEHLAAAHDLDGSGDDVAAVVEARLEEMAAMDLVDRIAIDRIP encoded by the coding sequence GTGCGGCCGGTCGATGACCTGACGCTCGTCTACCATCGCCCGTCGGGAACGACCCATGTCGTCTCCCCGGCTGTCGTCGCCATCCTCGACCTGCTACACGAGCGGACGCTCGGCATCGGGGAGGTCTGCGAACATCTTGCGGCGGCACATGATCTGGACGGGAGCGGCGACGACGTGGCCGCCGTCGTCGAAGCGCGGCTGGAGGAAATGGCCGCGATGGACCTCGTCGACAGGATTGCGATCGACAGGATTCCATGA
- the glmS gene encoding glutamine--fructose-6-phosphate transaminase (isomerizing), with protein sequence MCGIIGILGKSDVTDQLVAGLRRLEYRGYDSAGVCTIVDGHFQRRRAEGKLDNLAKKLALDPLPGHTGIAHTRWATHGAPTEDNAHPHIVGDVTLVHNGIIENFKELRDELSAEGRSFASQTDTEVVAHLVARELEQGKAPIEAVKAVLPRLHGAFALAMMFKGHDNLLVGARLGAPLVVGLGEGENYLGSDALALAPMTQKIAYLEEGDWAVLSRERIEIFDRDNRPVTREVTLSGVSGAMIDKGNHRHFMQKEIFEQPVVVAQTLQAYLKPLDGKVALPIPEFDLAEVRRVTIVACGTSYYAGLVAKYWFEKFARVPVDIDVASEFRYREPVLEPGGLALFISQSGETADTLAALRHCRAEGQKIAVVVNVPTSSMAREADLLLPTNAGPEIGVASTKAFTCQLAVLAAFAANLARAKGKMTAEEERGIVQHLAEAPAALNAALAHDEEIEKMAPLVAAARDVLYLGRGPDYPMALEGALKLKEISYIHAEGYAAGEMKHGPIALIDDSVPVIVIAPSGPLFEKTVSNMQEVAARGGRIVLISDAAGIAKAGDGAIATIEMPDCHPLIQPLVYAVPVQLLAYHVAVAKGTDVDQPRNLAKSVTVE encoded by the coding sequence ATGTGCGGCATCATCGGCATTCTCGGCAAAAGCGACGTCACCGACCAACTCGTCGCGGGCCTCCGGCGGCTCGAGTATCGCGGCTATGACTCCGCGGGCGTCTGCACGATCGTCGACGGCCACTTCCAGCGCCGCCGCGCCGAGGGCAAGCTCGACAACCTCGCGAAGAAACTCGCGCTCGATCCCCTGCCCGGCCACACCGGCATCGCGCACACGCGCTGGGCGACGCACGGCGCGCCCACCGAGGACAACGCCCACCCGCACATCGTCGGCGACGTGACGCTCGTCCACAACGGCATCATCGAGAACTTCAAGGAGCTGCGCGACGAGCTTTCCGCCGAGGGCCGCAGCTTCGCCAGCCAGACCGACACGGAGGTCGTCGCCCACCTCGTCGCGCGCGAGCTTGAACAGGGCAAGGCCCCGATCGAGGCGGTGAAGGCCGTGCTGCCGCGCCTCCACGGCGCCTTCGCGCTCGCCATGATGTTCAAGGGCCATGACAATTTGCTCGTCGGTGCCCGTCTCGGCGCGCCGCTCGTCGTCGGGCTCGGCGAGGGCGAGAACTACCTCGGGTCGGATGCGCTTGCGCTCGCGCCGATGACGCAGAAGATCGCCTATCTCGAAGAGGGCGACTGGGCCGTGCTCAGCCGCGAGAGGATCGAGATCTTCGACCGCGACAACCGGCCGGTGACGCGCGAGGTCACGCTGTCCGGCGTCTCCGGCGCGATGATCGACAAGGGCAACCACCGCCACTTCATGCAGAAGGAGATTTTCGAGCAGCCGGTGGTCGTGGCGCAGACGCTGCAAGCCTACCTGAAGCCGCTCGACGGCAAGGTGGCGCTGCCCATCCCCGAGTTCGATCTCGCCGAGGTTCGCCGCGTCACCATCGTCGCCTGCGGCACCAGCTACTACGCGGGCCTCGTCGCCAAGTACTGGTTCGAGAAGTTCGCGCGCGTCCCCGTGGACATCGACGTCGCCTCCGAGTTCCGATACCGCGAGCCGGTGCTGGAACCGGGCGGGCTCGCGCTCTTCATCAGCCAGTCGGGCGAGACGGCGGACACGCTCGCCGCGCTCCGCCACTGCCGCGCCGAGGGGCAGAAGATTGCCGTCGTCGTCAACGTGCCGACCAGCTCGATGGCGCGCGAGGCGGACCTGCTGCTGCCGACGAACGCAGGCCCCGAGATCGGCGTCGCCTCGACGAAGGCGTTCACCTGCCAGCTCGCCGTGCTCGCCGCCTTCGCGGCGAACCTCGCGCGCGCCAAGGGCAAGATGACCGCCGAGGAGGAACGCGGCATCGTCCAGCATCTCGCCGAGGCTCCGGCAGCGCTGAACGCCGCGCTCGCGCACGACGAGGAGATCGAGAAGATGGCCCCGCTCGTGGCGGCGGCGCGCGACGTGCTCTATCTCGGGCGCGGCCCGGACTATCCGATGGCCCTCGAAGGCGCGCTCAAGCTGAAGGAGATCAGCTACATTCACGCCGAAGGCTATGCGGCAGGCGAGATGAAGCACGGCCCCATCGCGCTCATCGACGACAGCGTTCCCGTCATCGTCATCGCGCCCTCGGGGCCGCTCTTCGAAAAGACCGTCAGCAACATGCAGGAAGTCGCCGCGCGCGGCGGCCGCATCGTGCTCATTTCCGACGCGGCGGGCATCGCCAAGGCCGGAGACGGCGCGATCGCCACGATCGAGATGCCGGATTGCCACCCGCTCATCCAGCCGCTCGTCTACGCCGTGCCGGTGCAGCTCCTCGCCTACCACGTCGCCGTGGCGAAGGGCACGGACGTCGACCAGCCCCGCAACCTCGCGAAGTCCGTGACGGTCGAGTGA
- a CDS encoding HprK-related kinase A — protein sequence MKADRWPARTLCIGPASFHLRTPFASVMEAVNDLYRDYPRETPDGIYDYAVSAVPTSPLRRWIQPNLRLQCDFELFDTLPLPRRLGMLGIEMGMNLQMAVGYRRHVVVHAASSANGGKAALLIGDSGAGKSTLSALLAWREGWRHLGDEFALLDLHAPLLHPFPRPISLKNASIAAMEARAPADRFGPVLEGTVKGTIRHLLPPAAAIDAMRTPAEIALVVAPHFEEGAAPAWRPMTRTETYVRLAASSTNQALLGEAGFEAVWRCLAHAPAFDIVYGSSDDALDLFETLWRKVTT from the coding sequence ATGAAAGCTGACCGCTGGCCGGCGCGCACCCTTTGCATCGGCCCGGCCTCCTTCCATCTCCGCACACCGTTCGCGAGCGTCATGGAGGCGGTGAACGACCTCTACCGCGACTACCCGCGCGAAACGCCGGACGGCATCTACGACTACGCCGTCAGCGCCGTGCCGACGAGCCCGCTCAGGCGCTGGATACAGCCGAACCTGCGCCTGCAATGCGATTTCGAGCTGTTCGACACGCTGCCCCTGCCGAGGCGGCTCGGGATGCTCGGCATCGAGATGGGCATGAACCTCCAGATGGCGGTCGGCTATCGCCGTCATGTCGTGGTGCACGCCGCCTCGTCCGCGAACGGCGGCAAGGCCGCGCTGCTGATCGGCGATTCGGGCGCGGGCAAGAGCACGCTGTCGGCGCTGCTCGCCTGGCGCGAGGGCTGGCGGCATCTCGGCGACGAGTTCGCCCTGCTCGATCTCCACGCGCCGTTGCTGCACCCCTTCCCCCGCCCGATCTCGCTCAAGAACGCCTCGATCGCGGCGATGGAGGCGCGTGCGCCCGCCGACCGCTTCGGGCCGGTGCTCGAAGGCACGGTGAAGGGCACGATCCGGCACCTGCTGCCGCCCGCCGCCGCGATCGACGCGATGCGGACGCCCGCCGAGATCGCGCTCGTCGTCGCCCCGCACTTCGAAGAGGGCGCCGCCCCCGCGTGGCGGCCGATGACGCGCACCGAGACCTATGTGCGCCTCGCCGCCTCCTCGACCAATCAGGCGCTGCTGGGCGAGGCGGGATTCGAGGCGGTCTGGCGCTGCCTCGCGCACGCGCCCGCCTTCGACATCGTCTACGGGTCGAGCGACGACGCGCTGGACCTGTTCGAGACGCTGTGGCGCAAGGTGACGACGTGA
- a CDS encoding sensor histidine kinase, whose product MPTPAGDALDAEGAGRNRWIAVASAVVLAAASGYAFAWHEMLGAAVLGLLAAAAAVLAARAPRRLSRPADEGIARPADTQPSVTLDSLENAAVLVDRNFGILAMNAEAVDAFGAHALGEDIRIAIRHPAVIETVTTAMRQNRDSVREIEGIGRHSTVFRLRAGPAGDARLLLSFADVSPARLAERMRADFVANASHELRTPLATLVGFIETLQGPAANDPAARARFLDVMANEAARMTRLVDDLMSLSRIELDKNIRPREIIDLAPLFENVATTTAVALEADKRQLVLDIAPDLPPVIADKDQVLQVLHNLMTNAIKYGRPGTPITVSAERAKALQGEVVQISIADVGDGIAAEHIPRLTERFYRIDTGRSRRLGGTGLGLAIVKHIVERHRGTLEISSEQGVGTTVGFTLPASVSQI is encoded by the coding sequence GTGCCGACACCTGCGGGCGATGCCCTCGACGCTGAAGGCGCCGGACGGAACCGGTGGATCGCGGTCGCCTCGGCGGTCGTGCTCGCGGCGGCGTCGGGCTATGCCTTCGCGTGGCACGAGATGCTCGGCGCGGCGGTGCTCGGGCTGCTCGCAGCGGCGGCGGCCGTGCTCGCCGCGCGCGCGCCGCGAAGGCTTTCCCGCCCCGCCGACGAGGGGATTGCGCGCCCCGCCGACACGCAGCCCTCGGTCACGCTCGACTCGCTCGAGAATGCGGCCGTGCTCGTCGACCGCAACTTCGGCATCCTCGCCATGAACGCCGAGGCGGTGGACGCCTTCGGCGCCCACGCGCTCGGCGAGGACATCCGCATCGCCATCCGGCATCCCGCGGTGATCGAGACGGTGACGACCGCGATGCGCCAGAACCGCGATTCGGTGCGCGAGATCGAGGGGATCGGGCGGCATTCCACGGTGTTCCGGCTGCGCGCCGGGCCTGCCGGGGACGCGCGGCTGCTGCTGTCGTTCGCGGACGTCTCGCCCGCGCGGCTCGCCGAGCGGATGCGGGCGGACTTCGTGGCGAACGCCAGCCACGAGCTGAGGACGCCGCTCGCGACGCTCGTCGGCTTCATCGAGACCTTGCAGGGGCCAGCCGCGAACGACCCGGCGGCGCGGGCGCGATTCCTCGACGTGATGGCGAACGAGGCCGCGCGCATGACGCGCCTCGTCGACGACCTGATGTCGCTGTCGCGCATCGAGCTCGACAAGAACATCCGCCCGCGCGAGATCATCGACCTCGCGCCGCTGTTCGAGAACGTCGCGACCACGACCGCGGTGGCGCTGGAGGCGGACAAGCGCCAGCTCGTGCTCGACATCGCGCCCGACCTGCCGCCGGTGATCGCCGACAAGGATCAGGTGCTCCAGGTGCTCCACAACCTGATGACCAACGCCATCAAGTACGGCCGCCCGGGCACGCCGATCACGGTTTCCGCCGAGCGGGCGAAGGCCTTGCAGGGGGAGGTGGTGCAGATCTCCATCGCCGACGTCGGCGACGGCATCGCCGCCGAGCACATCCCGCGCCTCACCGAGCGATTCTACCGCATCGACACGGGCCGCTCGCGCCGCCTCGGCGGCACCGGCCTCGGCCTCGCCATCGTCAAGCACATCGTCGAGCGGCATCGCGGAACGCTGGAAATCAGCAGCGAGCAGGGGGTCGGCACCACCGTCGGCTTCACTTTGCCCGCATCGGTGTCACAAATCTGA
- a CDS encoding GNAT family N-acetyltransferase produces MTDLVIRPARSDDHDAVWSIIGPVFAAGETYVVPRDWSRDQALAYWFSPAHSVFVCEDEGTVLGTCYLRANQQGGGAHVANCGYMTAAGATGRGIAARMCEHSLEAARQAGFRAMQFNFVVGTNTRAVALWQRMGFSIVGRLPRAFDHPSEGEVDALVMHRFL; encoded by the coding sequence ATGACCGACCTCGTCATCCGCCCGGCGCGGAGCGACGACCACGATGCCGTCTGGTCCATCATCGGCCCCGTGTTCGCCGCCGGGGAAACCTATGTCGTACCGCGGGACTGGAGCCGTGATCAGGCGCTCGCCTACTGGTTCTCGCCCGCGCACAGCGTCTTCGTCTGCGAGGATGAGGGCACGGTGCTCGGCACCTGTTACCTCCGCGCGAACCAGCAGGGCGGCGGCGCGCATGTCGCGAACTGCGGCTACATGACCGCCGCCGGCGCCACCGGCCGGGGCATCGCCGCGCGCATGTGCGAACACTCGCTGGAGGCCGCGCGTCAGGCCGGTTTCCGCGCCATGCAGTTCAACTTCGTGGTCGGCACCAACACGCGCGCGGTTGCACTTTGGCAGCGCATGGGCTTTTCCATCGTCGGGCGCCTGCCCCGCGCCTTCGATCACCCGTCGGAAGGCGAGGTCGACGCGCTCGTCATGCACCGCTTTCTCTGA